The genomic interval GAGGTATacgaacatctgtgttataatgactgtcgtttttcggccacacgaggataaagtaagcaaaacctaaatgaatgaatctaacttactttatcctcgcgtggccgaaaaacgacagtcgttatcacacgagttctccacctcatgccagcttacaagttaccatgtatgttactttgtgggtgattgttttttttttttcattttttaaattcatttatcaGGTAATGGTCAAATTCAATGTATCACTTTACCATGAAATGAATGTGATGTTAGTGAGCTGTATCTGGATAACATCTGTTCAGTAAATGCATCAGGAGATATGAATGATGGTACAGGCCTCTTCCACAAATCTTGGTCAGATTTTACTCTTTGCCAAAATTGCTCAACTTCGTATCTGTTAAAGGTTcaactttaagtttaaaaaaaacaacaggaAAACAGTTTGGTCGCTTGGTTACCATAGGCACAGTAGAATTTTTATGATTGTAAACTAATTTATTCTCTCTTGTGACAAGTAAACGAAAGTCGATATAACAccaatattctattttatacacctcgacctcgtgctagcttacaagttaccgtaactttgtgggtgattgtttttctatatggcACACAAtttttagacaactcattgatggccactgagttgaagcaattgctgatAAGTGCCTTATATATTGCCCAAAACACATACACTGAAGACAGTTGCAGCgatgagctttgaacccataactTTTGGGTTAAAGGCAAGAAATTGTGTATAAATTGATGTGAGATTGATGTAACAGCATAAACACATGCtatgttttaatacaatatcCATATTTTCTTACTTGTGTTTTAGCAATCCTCTGCTTTTCATAAGATCTTCAACAGCTAACAAATGATAAAATCTTGATTTGGGAACTTTTTGAAGAAATTCTCTATCGTTCCTTAAATTGTGCTTTGGTAATCGATGTATTAATTTGTGAGCAAGTTTTGCCTGTTAGTAAAACAACAGACAGTTTTACACAAGTATATATTAGGTTTTAAATGATATTTCgccaaaaaaaagaaaataccaAATTCTAGGTTTAATGggttgtaaattttttttatctctatTGAGCAAAATTTATCACTATTGAGTAGGTGAGTTCTGTTACTTTTCGCTCTTGTTCTAGTAAGagttttttcttaattttttcctCATGTGCAGCAAGTTCTTTTCTCTGTTTCTCAACTTTTGCTTCAAGTTTACCAAGGTATACGTTGTAATAATGATCTCGTAACCTTTTCAAATCCCTTAGAACGTCCAAGTAGCGCTGAGAACAAATTAGATAGCATGACTCACAAGAAATTTTATACTGGTGCTTCACTGCTTCTATTGTACAATATACCTGGTTTCTCTCTTTAACTTCTTCTGCCGTTTCAGTTGCCGATTCCGACTGTTCCTTTGTCTTTTGGctctataaatatttgtatgtttatCCCAATCACACactttggtatttttaaatatttgcgtCGTTCACCAAACACCACAATATAAATACCAACCTTGGCATTTTGCTTTCTTCTATTGTCGCTGTATATTCCCGTTTGAAAATGAACGGGTTGAAAGGTAGAAACGTTTTTGATGTTCATAGCGTTTACTATTTAGCCCACGGTAGCTGTTGACGAAGCGCTTTTCTTGTTTACAAGCAAACAGCGAACCGTCGATGTGTGCGCCGCGCTCTCGCGTTCGTAGTTACGCCACGCAaccacataaaaatattacccCACTAATAAAATTAAGGTAATATACGCTGTTTCGGAAATACTGACAACAGAACctaaaagattgtttttttgatgTATCTCCGGTTGAATGTATTGCCATAGAATACTAAGTAGAATACTACTATAGtatgaaatgttttttgtcccgtcttaccccacattgtggttttgttagtttttattaccagctttgaaaggttttgttttctgtaaGTGCATTCACCATGATGCTTTACGTCCGGTTCTATGTATACTGTATACCAataaattctttaattttttgtttaataggGAAAAATTGTAATAGCCACCTTAAAAATTCGGACAATAAGCGGAAAAATAATCTGCATGattttagaatatatatattgtaacatGATACTTACATATTAAAAGTAAagagtatttatatatattaatcaaTATCCACATTatatcattttcatttttaacagCTTCACCACTGCacattgttaaaactttatgcaaaaaaacaaccaaatcAATGCAAATTACAAAGTTATAATTAGATTATATGAAAGCAGAATTTATTGTACAATCTTCAAGGGATAACAATGTTTGACCTAGTAACTTCTTTAAcctgcaatttaaaaatacatatccGGTGAGGTGGattaatgtgctaaaggtgtaccatcttcccccaccctactatataaactgtATCAGTTTGGCCCGTGGGATCCCATTAATGTTCAAGACTTtagagttaaaatatttacgcCGAAGAAAACACAACAATCAGATCAACTGCTTGAAACAGgagtttttattaatatattcttCTTTAATAAGTACATACCTCGATACCTGCTTTTGTACATGTGGGTAGGTTAGACCAACTTCTATCCGAGGTACAAATAGACATTGTGCTAGCTCCTTCGTAACCACTACAACAAGTGACAGTTATGTTTTGACCTTCTAACATATCACCAGTAGCAGTTGTACACCTTCCTGGTGAGGATGTGATATCGGACACAGGGCACAAGGCTggataaaacagattttatttgttcataTTGCTGGCATTGGCGCAAAATTGATTAGCGCACATACTAAACTAGAATTAATCGGTTCGTGGCTCGATGCTACCATTACGAgcaaatgtgtccttggacaagtcaataataaaaaaattaccagcTAAGTTACATATAAGTCGTAACTGGCACGAGATCTGTGAAGCAGCTAGAACTACGACTGTTCATGATCCGCGACGCCAGGAcaaataagctacattcacTTAATGCCACGAGTCAGCATATTCATAACAATGAATCATCAAACCTGGACACGGAGATTGGGGTGTTATAGTCCAATTACCATCATTACCGCACATTGCAGACACAGAACCACTATAACCAGTGTTGCATTGAACTGTAACATTGCTTCCGCCATTGCTAGAGCCAGTTTGATAGAAGCAATATCGATGGTTTGAGCATGGAAGGTCAGAATTTGGACATGCTAAACCATGTATGAGTATTACTATACTCTATTAAAAAGCAATTAAACTTACTATATCACAACCggtttacagttaaaatacaataagaGGCATTATCAAGTATGGTGCACTGTCTATTATACTTATATCAATATTAGTTTACCAATACAACACCATTCACAAACTTAAACTTACTACTCAGTGTACAGATTGGGATAGCATCGAATGTAGCGTCTTCTTGACATGTTGCGGTGACATCATTCCCAGTATATCCCGGTGCACACGAATATTGCACTGTACATCCAAAACCACATGGTACTGAACTGATAGTTGCAATAACTCCACTTCCAGTAGACGGTTGACAATCTAGTAATACAACACGTTTCTTTTAAACCAAGCCAAATTTTAAGATGCATGCCCGGTACATTACGTATAAGTTAAATGGCAAATAGGgtggtattttatatatagtagggtgggggaaggtgggacacatTTTCCTTCTATATTATCTCcacccattcggtagtaaacaaagaagaattataaaaccatgatctcacgactttcatagacagttgttaatgatttaaaacacgatcaggatatttagacattatgtgctaaaggtgtcccatctccaccctactataatacgCAGAACCATGACGAAAGAACCACAACTGTGTTCAAACTTCTTTACTGTTCGTTCCACCATATATaagtactttttaaatttcactTACATTTTATAGACAAATTAACTTGAGTGATACACCCTGCTACAGCACAACTCAGAGAAACTGTTGAGTTGTTGAGGTCCAAACTTACATTCTTGATTTCAAGGATCATAGAGAACGTGTCTCCAGTGCTGACAACTGATGTTGTTGTACTAAAAATAGAACATTGTAACAAAATAGCAGTATACGTGAAATAACATTTCccttatttatctttacatAACATGGAtcagagttataacatgggtgtcataTTGTGCACCAAGTTCTTAATGACGTTATACCACAGTGGGAAAAGGGTCCCtctttacagtttacacatGAGGTTATAGAGGTCTAGTCCTGTTTCTGCTATCATTGTAGACATATATGTcctaaagttaaaataaaggtaattgctccaagccTACAACCCAATGGTCGTTTTTGCTATGGTCCAATGTAATAACACGAAGTTCGAACTAGGTATTCTCCGTTTAcaagtaattattttaaccACTGTGCTATAGGCCTATAGTACCATGTTTAAATACGTTTAAAATACCTTGATAATGTATTATAATCATTTGTAGATAGAGTAGCATGCCGTGGTATTTGGTTATGCTCAATCCAATATGCTTCAACAGTGTCCTAATTAACAATCGTGTGACCgctttaaaagttaaaactatttaataaactaaataaatctgtgtttattataaatcCAACACCTAACACAAaccaatttttatatatttattgtaaaccCCATGACAcatcatattatttacaatCAAACGTACATGGTTTATTTTCCATGATAATTCTAAACCTGAGCTACCAAGATAAGTCACATTTGCAGTAGCAATGACATTGGAACCAATCGAAGATATCGGGGATTGAAGAGATATCTCAGAAAAATGAAATTGTCCATTTACCTTGGGatctaaaaaaagtttgccAAGTTAAGTTTTATCTTGACGCATAATTATTCTTACTTGACTGGTGttatttaacagttttatttatttaatgtaccAAGTATGCGATttggtgggtgattgttttttttcttatgaaTGAtaattagtgactactgggttgcaacaattttgtgtcttgcttaaggacacatacgatTGCAATATATTACCAAAGTCAGAATTTGGTCACCATGCGTGCCTAACCACTAAGCCGTGGTACCAAACCAATCGTTTTGTATTGAACCTACTGTTTCTTAAAGTATAATagatttaacaaaatatagacaacccattattgatGGATTTATTGCCAACTTACCAAATAATATGACCAAGCTGAGACAGATTTTAATGCTTGTGAGcaaaatattatacattttattgagCCAATCCAAGCtacttaaaacaaaagataAGTAAAagactgtggggtaagatgagacatctttaACACGTAATTCCTggtcttattttaaacaaataataacgttTGATGGGAGCCGCAAGGACACAGTATTACAATTTGCTgcaagttttttgttttctaccaaatggaacaacaaaaatagtagaaaaaggtgtcccatctttcccaacctactatcTATTATAAATGGTTAAAACTGATGCATAATATGTGCAGGCCTAATAATAAAAGTCCAAAAAACTATGTTACCATGAGTGACCAAATTGGTTAAAACTTCACTTCCTAAAAACtatgatatagtagagtgggggaagataggacatctttaacacataatatccaaacagcctgatcgtgttttaaacaattaacaacggtctgtggaagtcgttaaaaatacggttttataattcattgaacgttctttgtttactaccaaatgaaaagaaaaaactaaacgaaaaggtgtcccgtcttcccccaccctactataactattTCCTCATCTTTTTGCAACTACCTTAATGTGCTATACAGTAAACCAGCTGTGTGCGTAACTAAGTGACGTGGGTGCTGTGAAACAGTTATACAATAATTGGGAAGTTGCAATGGGAAGTAAATGATTAACATTACCATAGGGAATAAACTTACATGCACTATATATAACATCAGCAAATATGCATTGAAGCACGTATGTTAAGGAGACTCTTAAATTTGGATTCGTAAAAGcggaaaaatttaaaaaagtctaGGCTTTGCCCGCGTTCCGTCAACCGTATCCCGaatcacgactttcatagactgctgttaattaGGAAATGATCATGCCCAAgaacaacaacataaacagCTGTTCGACGAAAAGGGATGCATATGACAACTTGCGTGCTTAATTATACTGTACTATGGCACACACGCAACCGAGAAACGTGGAGAATTTAAATCAACCGCCACAACCATTTTGATTAGCCGACGTCTCCCGCTTTTCGTTGATTCCCCGGGCATGTAAAACGTCGTCCTTACCACACGTTGCAACTTTACAAGGCAGTTTGGATAAAGCGGCGACGAACTACACTGTTTGGATGAATTTACTGCaggattatatttgtttcttctgCAAGAGTTGAAGTTAAGTACTTATACCGTATTGTTGCCGTTTAGTATTACTTATAGTTGTataaactatgtttttatttagttattgaATGTTATACTAAATTATAAACTAATATTCTACTACAATATATATGACTATTTATGACTAAATTACATAGTTATGAGTAAACCTATTACAATAATTTTAGTACATTAGTATTGTGCCTTGCGATTGGTATTTAacgtttaatcttttttaattttcaacaaaCTTTTTTCAGGAATTTCGCTACGGTTCATAATTTTGTCACAATACAAGTCACTCGAGACGTGACATCACAATCGCTACGTTACGTCAGGTTACGTATGTATGACATCGCGTCATTACCGCTTCGCCATCGCCATATTACGTCATAGCCACGTTCACGTCCGAGAACACGCGTTTGCGACGTCACGGTGCCTTTTGCGACTCTTTTCATGCGGCCCCATGCGCGATTTGCGTCgtcgcaaggcacattacttatATACTGTcgtattaatttaattaaaaataaattcgtgTTGGTAGCTAGAAATGAAGCATTAAGATCAAACAAATGGTAAAGTATAATTCACAATaggcattattacgtacacCAGTTTTTTTTAGATGAAATGAGAGATGTGACgccacgaagtggtgatgacgcaacagaagaacccacttcgtaagttcattgtttttattaatctttATTGCTTACAAATACCCGTTTTAAAGTGTTATCTATTTTTAGaacatggtatgtgacgtcacagcggaTCAAGCGGTTATGACACGAAAGACGAATGAAGGTAGTTATAacgtaataatatacatatagacGCTAACGATTATATAGTTGCAGAAAAGTCAGCAAATAAAGCTGCCGAAGGAAAGCGTcaggtattgtatattatcCTTAATTGTTTGTGATATTATCacatttatagtagggttgggtaagacgggtcacctttagcacaaatatctaaatatcctgatcgtgttaacaacggttttttaacaacggtttatgggagtagTGGGGAAacgggtttataattctttgaatgttcttggtttacgTCTAAATGAAAGGAGAAGATGGAAtgtaaaaggtgtccaatcttccatTAATGTACAACACtggaaaataatttgaaatctATTTCCGAGTAAAGTAATACAcgaaaaattcaataaaaatttgttaatggTTTGAAATGTTGGCTCCCATGACGTATGCAATATGACGTAATTGTcatgtttgttttgcagacgaagaacaaagacgaagacgccgaTAAAGGATACACGGTTTGAGGTTTGAGTATTATAAGTATGAGTTTTGTGTTGTATGTGTGTCCGCCTGTGCTGCTGTCTCCTTAttctgctggacctaatgttgccagctatttttagtcagtcaccACTTTAGTGCATTTCgcatatgaaatatatgcaatcaAAATATGGGGAACATCTTGTTGGATCAGATTTTCttgttgtacactctattggGTACCTCGTCTACAAAGGTCGAATCCTTCAGCGATTCTGTATTGTCCTGATCGATTGGTGAGAACGatatgttggtacacaaatactcgagtaatatcaGCACGCAGTATAATATGCGCATAATTAAAGTCcattgttttacatttcatATAACTCCCTCGCCCCGATAAAATAAAGCCACtaactttttatattcaaacgtcatgtagcgtgattgggacgatggccacgtcacaattacgctacGACGTCGATACCGTGGATCAGAGTACTgtcatgaccctgcgttcggtgcggttacgtcagttTTTATCGAGTTACGTCACGGTCGggttgttgcgtggacgtcgccgccagtgatgccACGCTAAATCTACCGACACAGTGATGCTACGGTTGGGTCACTATcaatgcggttcgtaacaacctgaTGCAGTCTCGTAACGGTCGCTTCGATGCGTTACATCCGGAcgttattatattgtgtggaGATATGActagagtatcgcggtaccaacatggcgacttaccttttgattgggacatgcggagctgttgttggcttcgactccttgcggtcggacattcaatatggtgtacactgcagctaatccttcaggatttgaaccaGGTTTTCTTTGAAGATATTTCAATGGTCCacgttaattatttttttgtaatcgTCCTATTTTTGGATATGAATGAGCTGTTGTGTGTATTGCATGTTCTTTCGAACTTTTGTATTTGCACctcgttgtattatttttgtctttttgtcgtTGCTGTCGTGCACATGTGTATGTGCatttgttgtattatttttgtctattggggtttctttaacctgcgtggacagtaacatcccgcaagggtttctcacctaagtagaaacccactaccattggctgggggcttgtcgtgccgtagtggctttccaccaacgccagccacataagctatgaaggtattttaatcctgttttaatttttcaggaAGCATTATTAAGAGACTTTTAGTAACTGCTGCCCCGCACCGAAAAGATACACTCATTAACCAAAACAAGcgcaactaaaataaaaaaaaaagattgtttttaatgttactTTCTATACTGAAGCAAAACactcaatttaaattttaaaacaatggtcGAACTAATCACTAAGTATTAGATGCCGAATGCGTGTGGCAAGCGACCGAGTTGGGAAGTTACTCCGAGATAACCAGTTGGCACAAACTCTTAATTCAACATATAAAGATTTGATAACAATTTCAATTCAATATGGTTAAGGTAAAATGGACTCTTTAATTTCACAATTCTTGTTATTTGTCAGTATTTCACAAAGCTGGGTGGCCGACCGTTAGTTGGTGAATCACAGTACGTGCCCATTCATTAGAGCTGTGCTCTTTTGTTTTGTAAGCCAATATTTGTGTTGCTTGAATCTTGTATGCCGTTATGCTATTTTGACAACGTGTTATTCTGACGCAGTGAGCCACGTGTGGTTTATACAAAAGACGAGACATTGCTGGTTCATGTGAATTTGTCCATATGTTATACAACGCAAACATATAAAGCCTCTTGGAGATGTAAGTACTCTGGTCATTAGTTTAGTATATACAATAGTGTTAACTTTTATCGTTTCAAAAACTTCTGTATAAACTTCAAATGGCacataagttttgtaaaaaatatttagcgAGTTTGGTTGTCGCACTAATTCTATTAATATACTTATGTCAGGTAAGGTAAAATACTaccataaaatgtaaatatgtttttaactgtaagcgtgttttaacaactgttgctttgtcgctatatcctgtctttccgttaaaaatattttaaaataatcgaAAAGTCAAATTAAAcgtataatattattattattatttaaatgcagTAATATTACGAGTTTTCTAGAGTGATGCCACTTTGTCCAAGAAAGACAAAAAGAAACCGAAGAAAAGTGGATCCCGCCCACCGGGGGTCGCTTACGATAACAAAAAGTTTCCGAACAATTGCCACGGTATATAAAATGAgtgaatatatttgtatacaacttaactttttGCTGTGACagtttatatagtagtgtgggaaAACATGGGTATGGGACTCCTTTAGCAcccaataaacaaacatttaaacaattaacaacggtctagggGAGCCTTggtgatacggttttataattatttaaatgttttgtttactaccgaatggaaccagaaaataaaaacaaaacaagtcccatgttcccccatcctactatatttgtttaaaattttctttttgctGTGACCAGTTCATATTCTAAACTCTTATAGTTTGTCGGTTAATGGTGGAGGAAATCAAACATTCGTTGAAAGGAGAAGCAGATCTAACGGAGGAGCAactaaaagagaaaaagagaaaagatcgaagaaaatcaaaagcg from Ciona intestinalis chromosome 2, KH, whole genome shotgun sequence carries:
- the LOC100175969 gene encoding E-selectin-like, giving the protein MYNILLTSIKICLSLVILFDPKVNGQFHFSEISLQSPISSIGSNVIATANVTYLGSSGLELSWKINHDTVEAYWIEHNQIPRHATLSTNDYNTLSSTTTSVVSTGDTFSMILEIKNVSLDLNNSTVSLSCAVAGCITQVNLSIKYCQPSTGSGVIATISSVPCGFGCTVQYSCAPGYTGNDVTATCQEDATFDAIPICTLSTCPNSDLPCSNHRYCFYQTGSSNGGSNVTVQCNTGYSGSVSAMCGNDGNWTITPQSPCPALCPVSDITSSPGRCTTATGDMLEGQNITVTCCSGYEGASTMSICTSDRSWSNLPTCTKAGIEVKEVTRSNIVIP
- the LOC100186165 gene encoding uncharacterized protein LOC100186165 isoform X2 — its product is MNIKNVSTFQPVHFQTGIYSDNRRKQNAKSQKTKEQSESATETAEEVKERNQRYLDVLRDLKRLRDHYYNVYLGKLEAKVEKQRKELAAHEEKIKKKLLLEQERKAKLAHKLIHRLPKHNLRNDREFLQKVPKSRFYHLLAVEDLMKSRGLLKHKYEVEQFWQRVKSDQDLWKRPVPSFISPDAFTEQMLSRYSSLTSHSFHEQSRTGDNLPGILKKMDTIASTDERAETPPLVFPEQPKFPKLHSMNVNLTKSLPNFLERESLMKESDPPVNQRHRRKALQHHIKKDAYNIAVVNTAMTERFLKKNNLNKLNYHPLSEITELWCGGSETSSNVSFKSKTQRKNKGTQKLKKVAGFGTEHQSSTLKTIEEIETSRNNTYNDGNSGFFVLYNIH